From the genome of Winogradskyella forsetii, one region includes:
- a CDS encoding family 16 glycosylhydrolase, which yields MKLNYVLVIILVSFSLLSFSQQMPVDFSDGTDNFSAFSGSSFALSANPQEANDNVGQFYNDGSDPWQGFYIDLNFPIDLDEQQQITLSFYQFDPNAHNIYVKLENGTNPDVEVVQNTSGTGWAHDLVFDFSAATISGTSNTVFATGTYTRLVIFIDGGVASPGTYLIDDIDDGSEPVDPNTLDVIYTDLVWADEFDTNGTVDSSKWFHQTQLPAGGSWFNGEEQHYTERIENSFVDNGFLNISAIKENFTDQGETKAYTSARLNSKFAFTYGRVDVRAKLPLGNGTWPAIWTLGKNTTEVGAYWQTQGFGTTGWPACGEIDIMEHGLGATNHVSSALHTPSSYGNTFNVQSYVLNDVANDYHVYSMNWSPNQITFLIDDVGFYTYNPAVKDDSTWPFFEDQYLILNIAMGGISGAIDPNFVQSNMEIDYVRVYQNTGLNVEDQVVNRFNIHPNPSSDYINIVSDKTIDKVGLYNAIGQLIVYKTTNTNVLKVENLKPGIYILKIYSRGLTTIKKVVID from the coding sequence ATGAAGTTAAATTACGTTTTAGTCATTATTTTGGTGTCATTTAGTCTCTTATCATTTTCGCAACAGATGCCAGTAGATTTTTCGGATGGTACTGATAATTTTAGTGCATTTTCTGGTAGTAGCTTTGCTCTCAGTGCAAACCCACAGGAGGCTAATGATAATGTTGGACAATTTTATAATGATGGCAGTGATCCTTGGCAAGGGTTTTATATCGATTTAAATTTTCCTATAGATTTAGATGAACAACAACAGATAACCCTATCCTTTTATCAATTTGATCCTAATGCACATAATATTTATGTAAAGCTAGAAAATGGAACTAATCCTGATGTTGAGGTCGTGCAAAATACTTCTGGAACGGGTTGGGCACATGATTTAGTTTTCGATTTTTCAGCGGCTACGATTTCTGGAACTTCTAATACTGTTTTTGCCACAGGAACTTATACTAGACTCGTTATTTTTATAGATGGAGGTGTAGCTTCACCTGGAACATACTTAATAGATGATATCGATGATGGTTCTGAACCGGTAGATCCTAATACCTTAGATGTTATATATACTGACTTAGTCTGGGCAGATGAGTTTGACACAAATGGGACCGTAGATTCTAGTAAATGGTTTCACCAAACACAATTACCAGCTGGTGGAAGTTGGTTTAATGGCGAAGAACAACATTATACCGAACGTATAGAAAACTCTTTTGTGGATAATGGGTTTTTAAATATCTCAGCAATAAAGGAGAATTTTACAGATCAAGGAGAGACTAAAGCATATACATCAGCACGATTGAATTCTAAATTTGCTTTTACTTATGGTCGAGTAGATGTTAGGGCCAAATTACCTTTAGGTAATGGTACTTGGCCTGCTATATGGACCTTGGGAAAAAATACGACAGAAGTTGGTGCTTATTGGCAAACTCAAGGATTTGGAACTACAGGTTGGCCAGCTTGTGGAGAAATTGATATTATGGAACACGGGTTGGGCGCTACAAACCATGTTAGTAGTGCTTTGCACACCCCATCAAGCTATGGTAATACATTTAATGTCCAATCTTATGTTCTAAATGATGTTGCTAATGACTATCACGTTTATTCAATGAATTGGTCTCCAAATCAAATCACATTTTTAATTGACGATGTGGGTTTTTATACTTATAATCCAGCTGTTAAAGATGATAGTACTTGGCCATTTTTTGAGGACCAGTATTTAATTTTAAATATAGCCATGGGTGGAATATCAGGTGCTATAGATCCTAATTTTGTACAGAGCAATATGGAGATTGATTACGTGAGGGTTTATCAGAATACAGGTTTGAACGTAGAGGATCAAGTTGTCAATAGATTTAATATTCATCCTAATCCATCTAGTGATTATATAAATATTGTATCTGATAAAACTATTGATAAAGTGGGGCTTTATAACGCCATAGGTCAGCTCATAGTATATAAAACAACCAACACAAATGTCTTAAAAGTTGAAAACTTAAAACCAGGAATATATATTCTTAAAATCTATTCAAGAGGTCTTACAACGATTAAAAAAGTAGTAATTGATTAA